In Flavobacteriaceae bacterium, the following proteins share a genomic window:
- a CDS encoding aminotransferase class V-fold PLP-dependent enzyme, which yields MQNIKERILELQSISEALEPSELRRKEYIKEASDYANNFVNNLNGVNAFSDEKVTPNIFKLNPKKKSLRDIIELYDREVASKGIKPASGAHLGYIPGGGIYTSSIADYLAAITNEYAGIHYASPGGVEIENELIDWMKTIFGFPKNAIGNLTSGGSIANLIALTAARDKKNIKGNLIESSVIYVSEQLHHCIFKALQIIGLSDIVIRYLELDDNFKIIPEDITSKIEIDIANGLNPFMIIASAGTTDTGAIDPLNEIGLIAEKHNIWYHIDGAYGGFFILTEQRKSLFKGIELADSLVVDPHKSLFLPYGIGTVLIKDRQAVYQSNQYTANYMQDAINENMPVNPADVSPELTKHFRGLRLWIPLQLHGIEPFIACLEEKLLLTTYFREQLMNCGFKVGPKPDLSVSYFWYPTNDDNENEFNERLMQEVHNNGKVFLSSTKINGKFVIRIAILSFRTKLETIDKAMMMIDKIRKKISDTIKTSQ from the coding sequence GTGCAAAATATAAAAGAGCGAATTCTAGAATTGCAAAGTATATCTGAAGCTTTAGAACCTTCTGAATTAAGACGAAAAGAATATATAAAAGAAGCTAGTGATTATGCAAATAATTTTGTTAACAACCTGAATGGAGTCAATGCTTTTTCTGATGAAAAGGTAACTCCAAATATTTTCAAACTCAATCCTAAAAAAAAATCATTACGAGATATTATTGAACTTTACGATAGAGAAGTAGCTTCAAAAGGTATTAAACCTGCATCTGGCGCACATCTAGGGTATATTCCTGGTGGAGGAATTTATACTTCATCAATTGCAGATTATTTAGCAGCTATAACTAACGAATATGCTGGAATACATTATGCCTCTCCTGGAGGGGTAGAAATTGAAAATGAATTAATAGATTGGATGAAAACTATTTTTGGTTTTCCAAAAAATGCAATAGGGAATTTAACTTCTGGTGGATCAATAGCTAATTTAATTGCATTAACAGCTGCTCGTGATAAAAAAAACATAAAAGGAAACTTGATTGAAAGCAGTGTGATTTATGTAAGTGAACAATTACATCATTGCATTTTTAAAGCATTACAAATTATAGGGCTTAGCGATATTGTTATCAGATATTTAGAGTTAGATGATAATTTTAAGATAATACCTGAAGATATTACTTCAAAAATTGAAATAGACATAGCTAATGGACTTAATCCGTTTATGATAATAGCTTCAGCTGGTACTACAGATACTGGAGCTATTGATCCTCTTAATGAAATAGGGTTAATAGCAGAAAAACATAATATTTGGTATCATATAGATGGAGCTTATGGTGGGTTTTTTATTTTAACAGAACAACGTAAATCTCTTTTTAAGGGTATTGAACTTGCAGATTCTTTAGTAGTTGATCCGCATAAGAGCTTATTTTTACCTTATGGTATTGGAACAGTTTTAATAAAAGATAGGCAAGCAGTATATCAATCTAATCAGTATACAGCAAATTATATGCAAGATGCTATAAATGAAAACATGCCTGTTAATCCAGCTGATGTTTCGCCAGAATTAACAAAACATTTTAGAGGATTAAGATTATGGATTCCATTGCAATTGCATGGAATAGAACCCTTTATAGCATGTTTGGAAGAAAAATTATTATTGACTACTTATTTTAGAGAACAACTAATGAATTGTGGGTTTAAAGTCGGTCCAAAACCTGATCTTTCAGTGAGTTATTTTTGGTACCCAACTAATGATGATAATGAAAATGAATTTAATGAACGTCTTATGCAAGAAGTTCATAATAATGGAAAAGTGTTTTTGAGCTCTACAAAAATTAATGGCAAATTTGTAATTCGAATAGCAATTCTATCATTTAGAACCAAATTAGAAACTATTGATAAAGCAATGATGATGATCGATAAAATTAGAAAGAAAATATCTGATACAATTAAAACCTCCCAATAA
- a CDS encoding phosphatase PAP2 family protein, with protein sequence MTYKKVLFTIFIIFFISKLNSQNILGGEKPADTASVGKLALYDLKQGIKSVGHSFSRPFHWKKKDFTTLGTVIVGALALSTIDDETSELFVRNEPNVPNFLQEAGTRFGSPQVYFITNATLYGVGLFTKNEKLRKTSVLIISSSFTTGLIQSFTKTAIGRARPGNEADGLNSRDFRFWDNRAKFHSFPSGHTVLSITMAHSIAKQFNNTWTKVGIYTLGAVAPVSRLFAGAHWLTDIGVSAVLSIAVVDSIDKFLFKTKAYDYPQKEKYISWNFAFTGNQMGVIGRF encoded by the coding sequence ATGACATATAAGAAAGTACTATTTACAATTTTCATCATTTTCTTTATTAGCAAGCTGAATTCACAAAATATTTTAGGAGGTGAAAAACCTGCAGATACAGCTTCTGTTGGAAAGTTAGCTCTATATGACTTGAAACAAGGCATAAAAAGTGTTGGCCATTCATTCTCGAGACCTTTTCACTGGAAAAAGAAAGATTTCACAACATTAGGTACTGTTATTGTAGGTGCTTTGGCTTTATCAACAATTGATGATGAAACAAGTGAACTTTTTGTGCGAAATGAACCTAATGTACCTAATTTTTTACAAGAAGCTGGTACTCGATTCGGTAGCCCTCAAGTTTATTTTATTACCAATGCTACTTTATATGGAGTTGGTTTATTTACAAAGAATGAAAAGCTCAGAAAAACAAGTGTTTTAATTATATCATCATCTTTTACCACTGGATTAATACAAAGTTTTACAAAAACTGCGATTGGAAGGGCTAGGCCTGGAAACGAAGCTGATGGTCTTAATAGCAGAGATTTTAGATTTTGGGATAACAGAGCAAAGTTTCACTCTTTCCCTTCTGGACATACTGTGCTATCAATAACTATGGCACATTCAATTGCAAAACAGTTTAATAATACTTGGACAAAGGTTGGTATTTATACATTGGGCGCTGTTGCTCCAGTTTCTAGGTTGTTTGCCGGAGCACATTGGTTAACAGATATTGGTGTAAGTGCAGTTTTAAGTATTGCTGTTGTAGATAGTATTGATAAATTTTTGTTTAAAACAAAAGCTTATGATTATCCTCAAAAAGAAAAATATATTTCTTGGAACTTTGCTTTTACTGGTAATCAAATGGGAGTTATTGGGAGGTTTTAA
- a CDS encoding phenylalanine--tRNA ligase subunit beta: MKISYNWLKQFINIDWSVEKASELLTDLGLEVEGVEKYQSVKGGLEGVVVGEVLTCIQHPNADRLKLTTINIGTEAPLQIVCGAPNVNAGQKVPVATIGTVLYDANGESWTIKKGKIRGEESQGMICAEDELSLGEDHDGIMVLDKSIKVGTNASEIFDIENDYVFEIGLTPNRADAMSHLGTARDLKAGLLQYDVNKELITPSVSSFHVENRTLKIDIDVHQKELAPRYCGVTISGIKVATSPDWLQHRLKAIGLNPINNIVDITNYVLHELGQPLHAFDANQIKGNKIEVKTVTAGTKFITLDGIERELHEEDLMICDAEKPMCIAGVFGGIDSGVTEKTTSIFLESAYFNPISVRKTAKRHGLNTDASFRFERGIDPNITEYALKRAALLIQEIAGGEITSDLMDLYPKKVEDFQVRLSFENAEKLIGQEIPREIIKRILTSLDIKVNNVTETGLGLTVPAYRNDVQREADVIEEILRVYGYNNINTTEKLNASISNSSRFEDYKVQNVVANQLVSLGFYEIMANSLTSPEYIKLSEQLKEEHNVMMLNPLSNDLSVLRQSMLFSGLETISHNINRKQNDLRLFEFGKTYHNYENREEFKHLTLFLTGNKSTERWNTLQSPSDFFYLKGNITAIFERLGISRLKETPVKNDIFSEGLSLNLGKTKLVDFGVIKKPILKSFDISQDVLYADFNWDNILEIAKRNTIKFRDIPKYPEVRRDFALLLDENVTFESIYTIAKQSEKQLLKNVNLFDVYQGKNLPKGKKSYAVSFTLQDEHKTLTDKQIDKIMNKLQNNFEKQLGAELR; encoded by the coding sequence ATGAAGATTTCATATAATTGGCTAAAGCAATTTATTAATATTGATTGGAGTGTTGAAAAAGCTAGTGAACTCCTTACTGATTTAGGACTAGAAGTTGAAGGAGTTGAAAAGTATCAATCTGTAAAAGGCGGCTTAGAAGGTGTTGTCGTTGGAGAAGTATTAACTTGTATTCAGCATCCAAATGCTGATCGTTTAAAATTAACTACAATAAACATTGGAACTGAAGCTCCTCTACAAATTGTTTGTGGTGCACCAAATGTAAATGCTGGTCAAAAAGTTCCGGTGGCAACTATCGGCACAGTATTATATGATGCTAATGGAGAATCTTGGACTATTAAAAAAGGTAAGATTCGAGGAGAAGAAAGTCAAGGTATGATATGCGCCGAAGATGAATTAAGTTTAGGCGAAGATCACGATGGGATTATGGTATTAGATAAGTCTATAAAAGTAGGAACTAATGCTTCTGAAATCTTTGATATTGAAAATGATTATGTATTTGAAATAGGATTAACTCCTAATCGAGCTGATGCTATGAGTCATCTAGGAACAGCGAGAGATCTAAAAGCCGGATTACTACAATACGATGTAAATAAAGAATTAATTACACCTTCTGTAAGTTCTTTTCATGTTGAAAATAGAACATTAAAGATAGATATTGATGTACATCAAAAAGAATTAGCACCTAGATATTGTGGGGTTACTATTTCTGGAATAAAGGTAGCTACTTCGCCTGATTGGTTACAACATCGTTTAAAGGCCATTGGTTTAAACCCTATTAATAATATTGTAGACATTACAAATTATGTGCTTCATGAATTAGGACAACCTCTGCATGCTTTTGATGCCAACCAAATTAAAGGAAATAAGATTGAAGTAAAGACAGTAACGGCTGGCACAAAATTTATTACACTGGATGGAATTGAACGTGAGTTGCATGAAGAGGATTTAATGATTTGTGATGCTGAAAAACCAATGTGTATTGCTGGAGTTTTTGGAGGGATAGATTCTGGAGTTACAGAAAAAACAACTAGTATATTTTTAGAAAGTGCGTATTTTAATCCGATAAGTGTTCGTAAAACTGCGAAACGCCATGGGTTAAATACTGATGCTTCATTTAGGTTTGAACGCGGTATAGATCCTAATATAACTGAATATGCTTTAAAGCGTGCTGCTTTATTAATACAAGAAATTGCAGGTGGGGAAATCACTAGTGATTTGATGGATTTATACCCTAAGAAGGTTGAAGATTTTCAAGTGCGTTTAAGTTTTGAAAACGCAGAAAAGTTAATCGGTCAAGAAATTCCTAGAGAAATCATTAAACGTATTTTAACATCTCTAGATATTAAAGTTAACAATGTTACCGAGACTGGTCTTGGACTTACCGTACCTGCTTATCGTAATGATGTACAGCGTGAAGCAGATGTTATTGAAGAGATTTTAAGGGTTTATGGTTATAACAATATAAATACTACTGAAAAATTAAATGCATCTATTTCAAATTCGTCACGATTTGAAGATTACAAAGTGCAAAACGTAGTTGCAAATCAATTGGTATCATTAGGTTTTTATGAGATTATGGCGAATTCTTTAACATCGCCTGAATATATAAAATTAAGTGAGCAACTTAAAGAAGAGCATAATGTAATGATGCTAAATCCGTTAAGTAACGATTTATCTGTATTACGGCAATCTATGCTATTTTCTGGATTAGAAACTATATCCCATAATATAAATAGGAAGCAAAACGATTTAAGGTTGTTTGAATTTGGTAAAACATATCACAATTACGAAAATCGTGAAGAATTTAAGCATCTCACATTGTTTTTAACAGGTAATAAATCAACTGAACGATGGAATACCTTACAATCTCCAAGTGATTTTTTCTATTTAAAAGGAAACATTACTGCTATTTTTGAGCGCTTAGGGATTTCTAGATTAAAAGAAACGCCTGTTAAAAATGATATTTTTAGCGAAGGTTTAAGTTTAAATTTAGGTAAAACTAAGCTTGTAGATTTTGGAGTTATAAAAAAACCTATTTTAAAATCTTTTGATATTTCGCAAGATGTTTTATATGCAGATTTTAATTGGGATAATATTTTAGAGATTGCAAAACGCAATACAATTAAGTTTAGAGATATCCCAAAATATCCAGAAGTTCGTCGCGATTTTGCTTTGCTACTTGATGAAAATGTAACTTTTGAATCCATCTATACTATTGCAAAGCAATCTGAAAAACAGTTACTTAAAAATGTAAATCTATTTGATGTTTATCAAGGTAAAAACTTACCAAAAGGGAAAAAAAGTTATGCAGTAAGTTTTACATTACAAGATGAGCATAAAACACTTACTGATAAACAAATTGATAAAATTATGAATAAACTCCAAAATAATTTTGAAAAACAATTAGGAGCTGAATTAAGGTAA
- a CDS encoding DUF2007 domain-containing protein — MESNYIKIYTGSFIIAQLIITRLQEIGISPVVKDESESGRLAGFGAAVPGNQELYVRNEELDKATPIVNNAISEMSV; from the coding sequence ATGGAATCTAATTATATTAAAATATATACTGGAAGTTTTATTATCGCACAATTAATTATAACACGCCTTCAAGAAATTGGAATTTCTCCTGTAGTAAAAGATGAATCTGAATCTGGTCGTCTTGCAGGATTTGGTGCTGCTGTTCCTGGTAATCAAGAATTATATGTTCGTAATGAAGAATTAGATAAAGCTACACCAATAGTTAATAATGCTATCTCAGAAATGTCTGTATAA